Below is a genomic region from Miscanthus floridulus cultivar M001 chromosome 1, ASM1932011v1, whole genome shotgun sequence.
AATGCCTGCTGATGCTACCCTGTTAGATTTTTTTAATCTCTGTTGATGTTACACCTATGATGGTAACCGAGACCGAAAATGTTAGTCTATCATCTGCTATTGCAACCTTACCGATGAATATGTCAAGCAGGTTATGATGTGCTTAATTCTGCAATAACAAACGGGATAAGGCTCATGCCTTTTCCATTAAGAAACAAGAGGAAAAAGTCATCGATTTATTCAACCACCTGAATGGCACATGCCACACTTATCAATTTCTGCTGATGCTTCACTGTTAGATTTTTTTAATCTATGTTAGATTTTTTAATCTatgtacagcctgttcgtttgctcgtaaacgatcgtaaatttccagccgggaacagtgtttttctcttacaccaaaccagccagcagtaaataatccacgatacgatacggcatCCCGAACAGGCTGGTAGATGTTACACCTTTAATTCTCACCCACAGTGAATATGTTAATCTGTCATCTCCAATTGCAATCTTATCTATTATTATGGCAAGCAGGTTTTGAGGTGCTTGATTCTGCAATAACAAATGGGATAAGGCTCATGTCGTTTCCATTAAGAAACAAGAGGAAAAAGTTATGTACCATGGCCGCTGGACAATGCTCGAAGAATACACAGGATGCTGCTCCATGTCAGAGGGCTAGCTGTTCCAACTATTCTGAAGCTTTGTCATCCTGTCAAAGTTGCTCAACGCTTGACTATACAACTACCGGTGATCACGTGCAAAGGTCGTTCAACTCAGTTCTATCAAGTCTCGACGATATGCCACATTATCTAAATGTTAATCTTCGTGTTGCCACGGCGATGTCTCAGTTCTACTCACTTCTTAGGAAACTGAAGCCTTGTAGAGGGTTTGATCTGAATGCTTCTGCCTGTGATGAAACCTATCCATCACAATCTGCGCTGCTGCCGGCGGTGAGGATAGGAGAAGGCTGCAGGCGCTGAGCGGGAGGATGGCGGTGGGTGTATGGCTACTCCCAAGCGTGTGCACAGCTCCGCCACCCAACCGCGGAATGCGAGGGGACAGTTCGCGTCCACCGAAAGGGGTGGTTCAGCTCGGGTCTCTGCCTCTGCTGTTGGATCTACTAAGTCCCGCCGGACGCCCGTGGTAGTCGAACAGGTTGAGGAGGATGTCAAGCCCAACCTGAAATCTCTTGTCCGTCAAACTCGCAGCATGTCTCGGGGCGCCGGGTTGAGCACGAAGCCCTCCCAATCTAGCTCCAGAGGCGGTACAAGCAACAACAGCAACAAGAAGCAGGTAATCGCTAGTGAGACCCTCATCTCGCTTACTGTTTTCTAAATCATGCCCCTTATCTGTGTCCATTAGTTTCAGATTTCCAGTTAGCAACTTCTAAGTTTGCTTGTATGTTAATCTTTAGAATTCAAGTACCGTATCTTCCATTCGGTTTCCAGGTTTACTCGCTAAATTGTTTCTTTAGGCTTCTGTGAAGTACATCGACAGCTACGCTTACGAATTGCGCATGGAATTGCTTCCCAGTAAACTACTTTGCACACATCGGATGCATATGAATGCCGAAACATGGAATCAATTTCTGCAATAGTTATGTTTATTGCACGGCAGACCTCTAATTATTCAGAGCACGTCATATTAAAGTTGGTCATACATTTATTATTTACCATCATCATGTGTTATTAGTACTCATGAACTAACTGCACTATTCTTTGTATGTTCCCTTAAGGAGATCAATACCAACCAAGGTGAGTACTATGATGACTCTGATGTCAACAGTGTAGATGATGCCATGTCTGAAGGCGAGCATCGTTATGATGGGTACGAATCACTtgaagaggaggagcagcagaTGATGGTTGAACTCCGGGAGAAGTTCGACATCACAGAAAAGAAAATATGCAGGGACATTGATGATGATCCAGAGAAGTCGAAGCAGAATCTGAAGAAGAATCTGAATCGGCTCTATAATAGCACTGTCTGCGTGAGGCTCATGCCGAAGTATGTCAAGAAGGAGGCATCGAAGAAGAAACGCTGAATCGTCTGGACCACTCCACTCAGCAAGTCTATGATCTGGCACGGTGTTTTGGCTCGTGTTCTATCTCAAGTTGGTTATCTATGTGTCAGCTCATATCCTAGTTCAGGTCTTACTGTTTAACATAAATCTTTAACAAGTTTGTCGCAGAACTCTCAATGTAATGGTCCTTCTAATTCCGCACTTGCAGCTATGTTCATGGCGTTAACTAGTCATGGTTATAATCATGTAGCACTGTCTATTTCTCTGTGGTCCAGTATGTCGGTTTAATTACAATTGTTTATTGCTTTTTTGGTTTCTGCTCTCTTCCCCACCCCTCTTTTCACAAGTTCAAATGTTTTGCTGGTACAAATGCATGCTTGGGTGCATGCTTCAATCTCCTTTCCACCCCAGTACTATATTATATCATTTGTCCTGTGCCCATTTCTTCTGCTTGAAATTTAATCAACAAACCCAGGCAACATTGgtacatttgccataccaggaaCCTGTGGGATCTGTTGGTTCATTCAGCATATGCCTTTGCAGTTCTTTGATATGTCCACAAAGATGCAATTCCTAAGGACTATTATAATCTCACGACATACTTCATCGTTGACTAAACCTAGGTTTTTTCTTGTCAGACTCCTACATTTGAcaaactaagggggtgtttggttcatacaggaaaattttagtccctgtctcatcggatgtttagacacatgcatgaagtattaaatatagacgaaaaaaataactaattgcacagattgtggctaatttgcgagacgaattttttaagcctaattaattcatgatttgacagtgttgtgctacagtaaatatgtgctaatggcggattaattacgcttaataaattcgtctcgtaaattagtctccatctgtgtaattagttttataattaactcatatttagttctcctaaatagcatccgaacgtccgatgtgacatggactaaaatttagtccatgaaaccaaacaccccctaacattGCACAATACAAACTAGCCGCATAGGAGTTTCGTCAGAAACCTTCTATAATTCAGCAACTACCATAGATCCACATAAATTTGAATTATGCAACAACTAGAAAGACATAGCAGAATCGGTTGTTTCCAATGACTCTCAACCCTAGGTTGCACTTCCCCGCCACATGCTGCTCTAACTAGGCAAAGTCACCATCAACTATGTAACCTGCATTAAATCAGTCAACCTTCTCGTTTTCTATGGCCTCTTCCCCTCTGCGCTTGTATCTTCTTTTGCGATATTTTCGTCTTCATTCCGGCCtggtttagtttcaaaaagtttttccaaaatgtgctacagtatccatcacatcgaatcttacgatacgtgcatggagcattaaatgtagacgaaaaaaaactaattgcacagtttggttggaaatcgcgagacgaatgttttgaacctaattagtccataattgaatactaattgctaaataaaaacaaaagtgttacagtagctaaattccaaaatttcacccaactaaacacagcctcctTCTGTTTTCCTTTTCTAGCTTGTAGTGTTTGTTCCAAGATTTCAGCGACGTGTCTCTAGGCCTGCCTGCTCTTTTTGCCCTCGGAGGGCATGCGACTGTCAACTCATGAGACGGGGCACaaacattagatgtctcatcatTAGCAGCTGAATTGATCGTTTCGATGGAAGCTTGCCTGACTGGTACGATGCTCTCCATTGCACGCAGAGCATCGCTATATGCTTCGTCATTGATCGGCCCTTTAGTTCGTGACAGCTCCAGTGCTTTCATTACAAGGACTCGCCTCTTCAGTTCATCACTTTGTGCTGTTATTTGTTCCATTACTGAACATCCCGACCCAGCATTGATATCTggacctaggccttgtttagatgccatttaaattctaagttttttcactctctctccatcacatcaatttttagtcgcttgcatagagtattaaatgtaggtagaaaaataactaattacacagtttagttgaaaatcacgagatgaatcttttgagcctagttgatccacgattggacaatatttgccaaataagacaaaagtggtactattcatcgggttaaaaaaaaaatttacaaAGTGAACAAGGCCCTACTTCTTTAGTCCACCTCTGATGTATACCTCCCTTTGGTATCTCCGTCCTCTCTAAATGCACCAGCACCTACACAGAAATAACTCATCAAACAAAACAGAGCTACTTCTATATTTTCGCTTATTGTTCATGACTCACTTACAGTACTGCAAATCACCAGGAGGAATGTACATAGCATGAGGCCttgtttagcccttgtttagttcaccaaaattcccaactttgacactatgcaaaaagaagatttcccgtcacatcaaacttgcggtatatgcatggagtattaaatattgacgaaattaaaaactaattgcacaatttggttgtactttgcgagacgaacattttgagcctaattagtcaacaattagacaattattaccaaatacaaacgaaatgctaccgtGCGCTGCAGTGCTACAGTCCATCCGGCGGCGCCAACTCCGGcagcaactaaacgcgcccttagttcccttcaaaattccaagttttttcactctctctccatcacatcaatttttagccgcttgcatggagtattaaatgtaggtaaaaaaaataactaattacacagtttagttggaaatcacgagatgaatcttttgagcctagttggtccacgattggacaatatttgtcaaataagacgaaagtggtactattcatcaggttgaaaaaactttcaatctaaacgTGGCCTAATATCATTGACTTGCACACCTTACCTTTTAAGCTGTGCCTGCATGGTAGTCCAGCATGCTCATAGAGGCCGCAGCTGCACTTGATATTCTCAATTCCTGTCAAAATGACATTGTACTGCCTAGCTTCTTCAGCACCGAGTTCATTCGTGTGTACCACTGTAAATCTTTGACCATTCACTGACTTATCCACTATTGTGTAAGCACCTGATTCATATAGCTCATTGTAGAATCTTTCATGCATTTCTCTTGTGTAAATAGCTTCTGCATGTCTTTCAATTGGTACACCCACTCTCCTTCTTCTAGACATCTGCATTGAACAAGTACGCGTGCCTTGTTAATGTCTTCTGAATTCATCCTAGATATGTAATCACAGCACACGCAAGACAACGCAACAGTTTGTATTACTCCAACGTTTCACATAAATCTTATTGGTATATAACAACCCCTGTAAAGTCTATCATTGGAATAGTATTCACCGCCTAATAATTGTAATATATAGCCTGTATTATTCTTCACAATAATAGTTCATAGTTTGCAGTACTACTAATTTCATGTGCAATTACACAATCAAATCATATCAGCGGAGGTGATTCTTGGATCTTACCCATGCCAACCTGGCATTACCTGTTTAGTTAAGTGGATCTCCCTTTCTTCCTCTTGGTTACGGTCGAACTGGAAATCCCTGAACTTTGATATGAATATATGCATTGGTGCTGATCGTTGAATGAACCTCTTCAGCATGTGGTTCGCACTCTCGCTCCGTTGAGTGCTAGTCATACCTGCACAGAAGATGTCCATGAAGTACGGTTTTGCCCACAAACCTCTCATCTTGTATGCGCGATTCATGAAATCGTTTCCCTCGAGCTTGTATTCCTTTACTAGTTCCTGCCATTTCTTCTCAAATGCACTTGGCGATATCTCATCGGTTATAAGCCTGTTGAACTTTTTCTTGAATGCACTCTTCTTTGAGTATGGTGTTCCTATTTTCTGCTTAGCCTTTCTAAGCACATGCCATCTGCACCACCGGTGCCGTGTTCCCTTCAGCGTTGTCTTTATTGCAGCCGCCATCCCCTGGCATTGATCTGGGTTACAAGCACGATTAGTTAGTGAACAAAAT
It encodes:
- the LOC136463791 gene encoding uncharacterized protein, which gives rise to MATPKRVHSSATQPRNARGQFASTERGGSARVSASAVGSTKSRRTPVVVEQVEEDVKPNLKSLVRQTRSMSRGAGLSTKPSQSSSRGGTSNNSNKKQEINTNQGEYYDDSDVNSVDDAMSEGEHRYDGYESLEEEEQQMMVELREKFDITEKKICRDIDDDPEKSKQNLKKNLNRLYNSTVCVRLMPKYVKKEASKKKR